Proteins found in one Sporosarcina jeotgali genomic segment:
- a CDS encoding TOTE conflict system archaeo-eukaryotic primase domain-containing protein, which translates to MKSSDQNISLCDDCKRLQNENEYLRKLIQHHLPSIALNPEITHVKNDSSALKKVQLFRDLFKGRTDVFAIRRNAKDGKSTYSPATTNDTYIPLSDQAFYDHLSGKRTIGIYPLLPNNTCWFLAADFDKNNWRDDALAFAASCKHAQLPFHIERSRSGDGAHVWIFFSEAIPASLARQLGRILIEQAQSKQKDNAFVSFDRFFPSQDFLKEGGIGNLIALPLQRHPRMNGNSVFTDNTFQPLTDQWEYMSTIPKINKTTVEKAIQRISPSIFAESQLTVLPVIWKNGMHIPLANLSESLHNELKQLASFSNPAFYKARANRLSTHNIPTQIECSLQNSTHLILPRGCEQELIRLTTSRNITLEFEENRNTGNPIDVDFKGTLATQQQDAIHALMSKDSGVLAAATGFGKTVTAAALIAERKVNTLIIVNRTQLLKQWMEQLAIFLDVPRTSIGQFGSGKKTTTGIIDVATIQSLTTKGAIQSVVTQYGQVVVDECHHLSALSFERVMQAIRAKHVVGLTATPKRKDGLHPIITMQCGPILYQTDAKSQSQIRPYHHILMERPTNYQTTAETIQQIYTELVEDNTRNQLIFEDVLAALEEGRTPLILTERVNHVNILGQLFKGFVKNVITLSGGLKKKEREAALNRISHLHNDEEVLIIATGKYIGEGFDFPRLDTLLLVMPISGKGILTQYVGRLHRNHSGKHEVRVYDYIDRKVPSLATMAEKRQKGFRELGYKTLEENRAEAEQMKLF; encoded by the coding sequence GTGAAATCATCAGACCAAAATATAAGCTTATGTGATGACTGCAAAAGACTTCAAAACGAGAATGAGTATTTAAGAAAACTCATTCAGCATCACCTTCCCAGTATTGCACTTAATCCCGAAATAACACATGTAAAGAATGATTCTTCAGCCTTGAAAAAAGTACAGCTATTTCGCGATCTATTCAAAGGACGGACTGACGTTTTCGCTATACGCCGCAACGCAAAAGATGGAAAATCCACCTACTCGCCAGCTACGACTAACGATACTTATATCCCCCTGTCAGATCAGGCTTTTTACGATCACTTAAGCGGGAAACGAACAATCGGTATTTATCCGCTATTGCCAAACAACACGTGCTGGTTTCTCGCTGCAGATTTTGATAAAAACAATTGGCGGGACGATGCCCTGGCATTTGCAGCCAGCTGCAAACACGCACAACTCCCTTTTCATATCGAGCGTTCTCGATCAGGTGATGGCGCACACGTATGGATTTTTTTCTCCGAAGCCATCCCCGCTTCATTAGCACGCCAGCTTGGAAGGATATTAATTGAACAAGCTCAATCTAAGCAGAAAGACAATGCCTTTGTATCATTCGACCGCTTCTTTCCTAGCCAAGACTTTTTGAAAGAAGGAGGTATCGGGAATCTCATTGCACTGCCATTACAACGCCATCCTCGCATGAATGGAAACAGCGTTTTCACAGATAATACCTTTCAACCTTTAACAGACCAATGGGAGTACATGTCCACAATCCCAAAGATAAATAAGACAACTGTTGAGAAGGCAATTCAACGAATCTCTCCATCCATATTTGCTGAAAGTCAACTAACAGTACTCCCTGTCATATGGAAAAACGGCATGCACATACCTTTAGCAAATTTATCAGAGTCCTTACATAATGAACTTAAACAATTAGCCTCTTTCAGTAACCCTGCATTCTATAAAGCTCGAGCCAACCGCTTATCAACGCATAATATCCCAACACAAATCGAATGCTCATTGCAAAACAGCACGCATCTCATACTACCTAGAGGATGCGAACAAGAATTAATAAGATTGACGACGTCTAGAAATATCACTCTCGAATTTGAAGAAAATCGTAATACCGGAAATCCTATAGATGTCGACTTTAAAGGAACGTTAGCTACTCAACAGCAGGATGCAATCCATGCACTGATGTCTAAAGACTCTGGCGTTCTCGCAGCTGCAACTGGTTTCGGGAAAACGGTGACTGCCGCTGCATTAATCGCAGAACGTAAAGTAAATACACTTATCATAGTGAATCGGACACAATTGCTAAAACAATGGATGGAACAGTTAGCCATTTTTCTCGATGTCCCTCGTACCTCTATTGGACAATTCGGGAGTGGGAAAAAGACAACGACTGGAATAATCGATGTCGCAACCATTCAATCGCTAACTACAAAAGGTGCCATTCAATCTGTCGTCACACAATATGGACAAGTGGTCGTCGATGAATGTCACCATCTTTCTGCACTTTCATTCGAACGCGTGATGCAAGCCATTCGTGCGAAACACGTGGTAGGACTAACCGCAACACCTAAACGAAAAGACGGTCTTCATCCCATTATTACGATGCAGTGCGGACCCATTCTCTACCAAACAGATGCAAAATCTCAATCACAAATACGCCCCTACCACCATATTTTAATGGAGCGGCCAACGAATTACCAAACAACAGCCGAAACTATTCAGCAGATATATACAGAACTTGTGGAAGATAACACACGTAACCAGCTTATTTTTGAAGACGTACTTGCGGCACTTGAAGAAGGAAGAACTCCTCTTATACTTACCGAACGCGTCAATCACGTGAATATATTGGGTCAGCTGTTTAAGGGATTCGTTAAAAATGTTATCACTTTGTCAGGTGGTTTGAAGAAGAAAGAGCGTGAGGCAGCTTTGAATAGAATCTCACATCTTCACAACGATGAAGAAGTCCTCATAATCGCGACTGGGAAGTATATTGGAGAAGGATTCGACTTCCCGAGACTCGACACATTACTACTTGTCATGCCTATTTCCGGAAAAGGTATACTCACTCAATACGTTGGGCGACTCCATCGAAACCATAGTGGAAAACATGAAGTGCGGGTCTATGACTATATTGATAGAAAAGTACCTTCACTAGCCACCATGGCAGAAAAGCGTCAGAAAGGTTTTCGGGAGTTAGGGTATAAAACATTAGAAGAAAACCGTGCAGAAGCAGAACAAATGAAACTATTTTGA
- a CDS encoding GMC family oxidoreductase, with product MAKMLPKTDVVIVGSGWAGGIAAAELSKKGYKVVGLERGKAQVREDFIGSKDELRYDSRKVMFQDLSKETLTIRNTTDEVASPNRSNDTNAINGTDTGGSGVHWNGMVYRWLPTDFEMLSKTVEKYGKDMIPKDMTVQDWGIKYDALEPYYDKFEKATGISGEPDPLRPGQRSSDYPTPPQKETEIIRTFTKAAKELGYHPYRIASANLSEAYTNPDGETINGCVYCAFCEAFGCDFGAKADPIATVLATASKTGNYELRNNAYAVRVVHENGKATGIKYVDTETGEEFIQPADLVVVSGFVFSNTRLMLLSEIGKPYNPKDGTGVIGKNLTAHQRNLTHTRVRGFFDEKKFNRYAGTGALGVTMDDFNVEQLDHTKLDFLHGFCLRTSQRGDRPISNNHVPEGTPSWGPEFKEKSLFYANRRIDVQQQNGALPWRENYMDLDPTYRDVFGDPLLRVTSKFHDQDRNIVKYAHQRSKELLEQMGADYITVPDINEDTEFDKTSLSDHTGGGVIMGENPETSAVNNYSQVWDMDNLFVVGASSFPHLGSSNPTATVGTLAYRATEGMIKVLENGGQLIQDGKETAAAK from the coding sequence ATGGCAAAGATGTTACCTAAAACAGATGTAGTCATCGTTGGTTCCGGCTGGGCAGGCGGAATTGCAGCAGCGGAATTATCGAAAAAAGGATACAAAGTAGTTGGTTTGGAACGAGGTAAAGCGCAAGTGCGTGAAGACTTTATCGGATCAAAAGACGAACTTCGCTATGACAGCCGCAAGGTCATGTTCCAGGACTTAAGCAAAGAAACGTTGACGATTCGTAATACAACGGATGAAGTGGCATCGCCAAACCGAAGTAACGATACGAACGCGATTAACGGAACAGACACGGGCGGTTCAGGTGTTCACTGGAATGGCATGGTGTATCGCTGGCTTCCGACCGATTTTGAAATGCTCAGTAAAACGGTTGAAAAGTACGGGAAAGACATGATTCCTAAAGACATGACCGTGCAAGACTGGGGAATTAAATATGACGCGCTGGAACCTTATTACGATAAGTTCGAGAAAGCAACCGGCATATCAGGTGAGCCAGATCCATTGCGCCCGGGGCAGCGTTCAAGCGACTACCCGACACCGCCGCAAAAAGAAACGGAAATCATCCGTACATTCACGAAAGCAGCGAAAGAACTAGGATACCATCCATATCGAATTGCTTCTGCAAACCTTTCAGAAGCGTATACAAATCCGGACGGGGAAACGATTAACGGTTGTGTTTACTGTGCATTCTGTGAAGCATTCGGCTGTGATTTCGGGGCGAAAGCCGATCCGATCGCTACCGTGCTGGCAACTGCTTCGAAAACCGGAAATTATGAACTCCGCAATAATGCGTATGCAGTCCGCGTAGTGCATGAAAACGGTAAAGCGACAGGGATTAAGTATGTCGATACAGAAACAGGTGAGGAATTCATCCAGCCTGCTGATTTAGTAGTAGTCAGCGGATTTGTATTCTCGAATACTCGCTTGATGCTGTTATCTGAAATCGGAAAACCATATAACCCTAAAGATGGAACGGGTGTAATCGGTAAGAATTTAACGGCTCACCAACGGAACTTGACGCATACACGCGTACGCGGTTTCTTTGATGAGAAGAAGTTTAACCGGTATGCTGGAACAGGTGCACTGGGTGTAACGATGGATGATTTCAATGTTGAGCAATTGGATCATACGAAATTAGACTTCCTGCACGGCTTCTGTCTAAGAACTTCTCAACGCGGAGATCGCCCGATTTCGAATAACCACGTTCCTGAGGGCACGCCTTCATGGGGGCCGGAATTCAAAGAGAAATCCCTGTTTTATGCGAATCGGCGCATCGACGTACAACAGCAGAACGGTGCACTACCTTGGCGCGAAAACTATATGGACTTAGACCCGACGTATCGGGATGTATTCGGAGATCCATTGCTGCGGGTGACAAGCAAGTTCCATGACCAAGATCGGAATATTGTGAAGTACGCGCACCAAAGATCGAAGGAATTGCTTGAGCAAATGGGCGCGGACTATATCACAGTTCCTGACATCAATGAAGACACTGAATTTGATAAAACGTCTTTATCTGACCACACAGGCGGCGGTGTAATCATGGGTGAAAATCCGGAAACTTCTGCTGTGAATAACTATTCACAAGTATGGGATATGGATAATCTATTTGTAGTCGGAGCTTCATCGTTCCCTCATCTAGGCAGCTCTAACCCTACTGCGACGGTTGGTACATTAGCGTATCGTGCAACTGAAGGCATGATTAAGGTGCTGGAAAACGGCGGACAGCTGATTCAAGACGGGAAAGAAACAGCAGCTGCTAAGTAA
- a CDS encoding gluconate 2-dehydrogenase subunit 3 family protein, which translates to MEENRPPRTAKEAAQHQQDMSRRKFLKNSGVLAGGLVGGSLFGGLITNRFDKKDEKKVVNKKEHEAMSMEARQFFTRAHDFDVLSAATEQILPEDEHGPGAIKLGVPYYIDKQLAGRWGINGRDYRHSPYAVKLEDNDKSAGTAGEQSILDRGDLFLLGLRSLDDESQKRFSTAFDSATEDQQIELLTDFENDKVAMRGVQASEFFNLLLQSTLEGAYSDPQYGGNRNMEGWKMKEFPGAQASYAGYIEQDEFQKLEPVSLRDYQGH; encoded by the coding sequence GTGGAGGAAAATCGACCGCCTCGGACTGCCAAAGAGGCAGCACAACATCAGCAGGACATGAGCCGGAGGAAATTCTTGAAGAATTCAGGAGTTCTTGCAGGAGGACTTGTCGGAGGTTCGCTATTCGGAGGGCTGATCACCAATCGTTTCGATAAGAAAGACGAGAAAAAGGTTGTGAACAAAAAAGAACATGAAGCAATGTCAATGGAAGCTCGTCAGTTCTTCACGCGTGCTCACGATTTCGATGTGCTGTCCGCAGCAACCGAACAGATTTTGCCGGAAGATGAGCATGGTCCAGGTGCCATCAAACTCGGTGTACCTTATTACATAGACAAGCAGCTGGCGGGACGCTGGGGCATTAATGGCCGCGATTACCGTCACAGTCCTTATGCAGTCAAATTGGAAGACAATGATAAAAGTGCTGGTACTGCCGGTGAACAATCGATTTTAGACCGGGGGGATCTGTTCCTGCTTGGACTCCGTTCACTCGATGACGAGAGTCAGAAACGGTTCAGTACAGCATTCGACAGCGCAACAGAGGACCAGCAGATCGAACTGCTGACTGACTTCGAAAACGACAAAGTCGCTATGAGGGGCGTGCAGGCATCCGAGTTTTTCAATCTGCTGCTGCAATCCACATTGGAAGGCGCCTATTCAGATCCGCAGTATGGCGGCAACCGCAACATGGAAGGCTGGAAGATGAAAGAGTTCCCAGGAGCGCAAGCGTCATATGCCGGTTATATCGAGCAGGATGAATTCCAAAAACTTGAACCTGTCAGCTTAAGAGATTACCAAGGACATTAA
- a CDS encoding gluconate 2-dehydrogenase subunit 3 family protein: MADKNTNKPENNGQVADPSRRNFVKNSGIAVGGVAGGALLGGLFTSQFGKKDDKKSSSGADKKPEKRYEEARMFFTRFADFAILEQATERIFPEDKNGPGAIGLGVPYFIDKQLAGPYGNNVKDYRQGPFTNGNGTAADSSLNRGEIIINGLRKMSDESMKRFDAKFDDASEEQQTEILKDFEADKVQLKGISSKAFFKLLRTLTLEGAYCDPLYGGNRDMEGWKMKEYPGSIASYANMIEEKEFIKMDQISLTDYQPK, from the coding sequence ATGGCAGATAAAAACACGAATAAGCCAGAAAATAATGGACAAGTGGCAGATCCAAGTCGCCGTAACTTTGTTAAGAATTCAGGGATCGCTGTCGGAGGAGTAGCAGGAGGAGCGCTGCTCGGAGGACTTTTCACAAGTCAATTCGGTAAAAAAGACGATAAGAAATCTTCATCGGGTGCCGATAAAAAGCCCGAGAAACGATATGAAGAAGCTCGCATGTTCTTTACTCGTTTTGCCGATTTTGCAATCCTGGAGCAGGCAACTGAGCGTATTTTCCCTGAAGATAAAAACGGTCCAGGAGCAATTGGACTAGGGGTTCCTTATTTCATTGATAAGCAGCTTGCAGGTCCATACGGTAACAATGTAAAAGATTATCGACAAGGTCCTTTCACGAATGGTAATGGAACTGCAGCAGATTCCAGCTTGAATCGCGGAGAAATTATAATTAATGGTTTGCGCAAGATGAGCGATGAAAGCATGAAGCGTTTTGACGCTAAGTTTGATGATGCATCTGAAGAACAGCAAACTGAGATTTTGAAAGACTTTGAAGCAGATAAAGTTCAATTAAAAGGAATCAGTTCAAAAGCATTCTTTAAATTGCTGCGGACATTGACGCTGGAGGGCGCTTATTGCGACCCATTATATGGCGGAAATCGAGATATGGAAGGCTGGAAAATGAAAGAATATCCAGGTTCTATTGCTTCTTACGCGAATATGATCGAAGAAAAAGAATTTATCAAAATGGATCAAATCAGTTTAACAGATTATCAGCCAAAATAA
- a CDS encoding SCO family protein — MKIKAAVILFAALVLLSACKPKIETNMSETIPDFKYTTQDDQPFGLKDLKGDWWIAYFSYTHCTTVCPRTTANMVSVQQDLKEAGLSPQIVSFGIDPEKDTPEILRQYAKDYGADLHSFTFLTGYDFETVRDLSMNTFKAVLDTGALDQRTHSYYFYLINPEGKIVKKYNGLSGEDNDLLVEDVETVLGK, encoded by the coding sequence ATGAAGATAAAAGCCGCCGTGATCCTGTTTGCAGCCCTTGTACTTCTTAGCGCATGCAAGCCGAAAATCGAAACGAATATGTCCGAAACGATACCGGATTTCAAATACACAACGCAAGATGACCAGCCATTCGGATTGAAAGACCTGAAAGGCGACTGGTGGATTGCTTACTTTTCCTATACCCACTGCACAACGGTATGCCCGCGAACAACAGCGAATATGGTAAGCGTTCAACAAGATTTGAAAGAAGCCGGCCTGTCCCCGCAAATCGTCTCATTTGGCATCGATCCCGAGAAGGATACTCCAGAAATTCTGAGACAATATGCCAAGGATTACGGAGCCGATCTGCATTCATTCACCTTTTTAACAGGATATGATTTCGAAACGGTTCGTGATCTGTCCATGAACACGTTTAAAGCGGTGTTAGATACAGGCGCATTAGACCAGCGCACGCATAGTTATTACTTTTATTTGATCAACCCCGAGGGGAAGATTGTGAAAAAGTATAATGGCTTGAGCGGAGAGGATAATGATTTGCTTGTGGAGGATGTGGAAACGGTGTTAGGAAAGTAG
- a CDS encoding GNAT family N-acetyltransferase: MHIREMTVQDNAAIEEIIKRSLESVGLDIPGTAYYDPQLGHLADFYKSQDNANYWVVENDEGVVVGGIGIAPFNREQGICELQKLYIAPAAQGQGLSNGLMETALQFAKQHYSACYLETSTQLNVANQLYVKFGFTLLDEPIDGSDHHTMDAWYLKKL, from the coding sequence ATGCACATTCGGGAAATGACCGTACAAGATAATGCAGCAATCGAAGAAATTATTAAGCGCTCATTGGAGTCTGTCGGATTGGATATACCGGGAACAGCCTATTATGACCCTCAGCTCGGTCACTTGGCGGACTTTTATAAGAGTCAAGATAACGCGAATTACTGGGTTGTGGAAAACGATGAGGGGGTTGTTGTCGGCGGGATTGGAATTGCCCCCTTTAACAGAGAACAGGGAATATGCGAGCTGCAAAAACTGTACATTGCACCAGCTGCACAAGGTCAGGGACTATCGAACGGCTTGATGGAAACAGCCCTGCAATTCGCGAAACAGCATTACAGCGCCTGTTATTTGGAAACTTCCACTCAACTGAATGTCGCCAATCAGTTGTATGTAAAATTCGGATTTACGCTGCTGGATGAACCGATTGACGGTTCTGATCATCATACGATGGATGCATGGTATTTGAAAAAACTTTGA
- a CDS encoding SEC-C metal-binding domain-containing protein produces the protein MNNRFISEIEPYLVADEEIVQKFVLYALKDYPSMPIEWQNRLLEEALTNEKSRTSILLYAPRKEANGETVRLLLALLKVVKPERAHLVAGALTKLKPELLVEWNKELAGCVPHLVLEEAHFLIEASDDELFEAFDTGIAQLEMEQSYNYALFNRVIRRMEQLVKRGVYGKARIENVLNRRSKNLYFNYEEIVAVRAIGLLKLEEYIPFLSELLVRDEDVLLEETAEALVQFQTDEVVEAVTPYMLNQESVIFAIAVLSGTKLESAEKALFENYYNVPPYLKDWVLEALAHQLSDKTFPLIDTYIEDGGISAEIDMDLVSYSLYTIKGKKHPEMTDWKTSYENKRNRRMKSISGFAPVKNEVKIGRNDPCPCGSGKKYKKCCG, from the coding sequence ATGAACAACCGATTTATATCTGAAATCGAACCATATCTAGTAGCTGATGAAGAAATTGTACAGAAGTTCGTTTTATATGCGTTGAAAGACTATCCATCTATGCCGATCGAATGGCAAAATCGATTGTTGGAAGAAGCCCTCACAAATGAGAAGAGTCGGACATCCATTTTGCTGTATGCTCCCAGGAAGGAAGCGAATGGAGAGACTGTACGGCTGTTACTTGCTCTTTTAAAAGTAGTTAAACCGGAGCGTGCTCATCTTGTTGCAGGTGCATTAACTAAATTGAAACCGGAATTGTTGGTAGAATGGAATAAGGAACTGGCTGGTTGTGTGCCACACCTCGTTTTAGAGGAAGCGCATTTTCTTATTGAAGCTTCTGACGATGAGTTGTTCGAAGCCTTTGATACTGGCATCGCGCAACTGGAGATGGAGCAGTCATATAATTATGCACTGTTTAATCGAGTTATTAGAAGGATGGAGCAGTTAGTCAAACGCGGTGTATACGGAAAAGCAAGAATTGAAAATGTGTTGAACCGACGTTCAAAGAATTTGTATTTCAATTATGAAGAAATCGTTGCTGTACGAGCAATCGGGTTGTTGAAGTTAGAAGAGTATATCCCGTTTTTGTCGGAACTTCTTGTCAGGGATGAAGATGTCTTACTTGAAGAAACGGCAGAAGCGCTCGTCCAGTTCCAAACAGATGAGGTTGTAGAAGCTGTGACTCCATATATGTTAAATCAGGAGTCCGTAATTTTTGCGATTGCTGTGTTATCTGGAACGAAACTTGAGAGTGCTGAAAAAGCCTTGTTTGAAAACTATTACAACGTTCCACCTTACTTGAAGGACTGGGTGCTCGAAGCACTAGCTCATCAATTGTCTGACAAGACTTTTCCATTAATCGACACATATATTGAAGATGGTGGAATCAGTGCTGAAATAGACATGGATCTAGTTTCTTATAGTTTGTATACAATCAAAGGTAAAAAACACCCGGAAATGACGGATTGGAAGACTTCTTATGAAAATAAGCGAAATCGTCGCATGAAGTCGATATCCGGATTTGCGCCAGTAAAAAACGAAGTTAAGATAGGAAGAAATGATCCTTGTCCTTGCGGCAGCGGAAAAAAATATAAGAAGTGCTGTGGTTAA
- a CDS encoding GMC family oxidoreductase, translated as MVKKLEKVDAVIVGSGWTGGIAAAELTKAGYKVVILERGQDKKHEDFVGTKDELRYSKRYDLMQDLSKTTMTSRNSINKEAIPVRNNSNARLGNHTGGAGNHWNGMAFRWLPYDFEIYSKTVERYGKDKIPKESTMQDWGITYDELEPYYDQYEKTAGISGEENPIGPPRSDKYPNPPMKDTPTIKLFSKATKELGYHPYRIPSANMSQNYENPDGEKINGCVYCAFCEEYGCDFGAKADPIGTVLSTASKTGNLEIRNSANVNRVSHDGKKATGLVYTDITTGQEFEQPADIVVLAGFVFTNTQLLLTSKIGQPYNPKTGQGIIGKNFTGHFNNLSTYIGARGFFEEKKFNNFMGTGGLGASIDDFSGDNEDHTNLDYLHGYEVHYSQLGTRPIAHNEVPEGTPRWGKEFKKQSLKYFNRNLFITAQSGFLPNKETYMDLDPTYKDALGNPLLRVTVTYSQQDRNRAKAGVARCEEIMKQMGADSMNVTEVKDDIEFDHKFYTDHFFGGAIMGADPATSAVNTYSQMWDMDNLFVVGGSSFPHNSNYNPTVTIGAFAYRAAEGMLTYLKEGGNVAEKLLEKNA; from the coding sequence ATGGTCAAGAAATTAGAGAAAGTGGATGCAGTCATCGTCGGGTCAGGATGGACCGGCGGAATCGCAGCTGCCGAACTGACGAAAGCAGGCTATAAGGTCGTCATCCTCGAGCGGGGTCAAGATAAGAAGCACGAAGACTTCGTCGGTACGAAAGACGAATTGCGCTATTCAAAACGCTATGATCTCATGCAAGACTTAAGTAAGACGACGATGACTTCCAGGAATTCCATCAACAAAGAAGCGATTCCTGTCCGTAACAACTCGAACGCCCGTCTCGGAAATCATACAGGAGGCGCCGGAAATCACTGGAACGGTATGGCTTTCCGCTGGCTCCCATATGATTTTGAGATTTACAGCAAAACTGTGGAACGATACGGCAAAGACAAAATCCCGAAAGAATCGACCATGCAGGACTGGGGCATTACATACGATGAGCTTGAGCCCTATTATGATCAATACGAAAAGACCGCTGGCATTTCGGGTGAGGAAAACCCGATCGGTCCTCCGCGCTCTGACAAGTATCCGAATCCTCCGATGAAAGATACGCCGACGATCAAGTTATTCAGCAAAGCGACAAAAGAGCTTGGCTATCATCCATACCGGATCCCGTCAGCCAACATGTCCCAAAACTACGAGAACCCGGACGGCGAGAAGATCAACGGATGCGTCTACTGTGCATTTTGTGAAGAATACGGCTGTGACTTCGGTGCAAAAGCCGATCCGATCGGCACCGTACTTTCGACTGCTTCTAAGACAGGCAATCTTGAAATCCGCAACAGTGCCAACGTTAACCGTGTGAGCCATGATGGTAAAAAAGCGACGGGCCTCGTATATACGGACATCACTACTGGCCAAGAATTCGAACAGCCTGCCGATATCGTAGTGCTTGCCGGTTTCGTTTTCACAAATACACAGCTGCTGCTTACGTCAAAAATCGGACAGCCGTACAATCCAAAGACCGGCCAAGGAATCATCGGCAAGAACTTCACCGGACACTTCAATAACTTATCAACTTATATCGGCGCACGCGGATTTTTCGAAGAGAAGAAATTCAACAATTTCATGGGTACTGGAGGTCTCGGAGCATCGATCGATGACTTCAGCGGAGACAACGAAGACCATACAAATCTCGACTATTTGCACGGCTACGAAGTGCATTACAGCCAGCTCGGCACTCGCCCAATTGCGCATAACGAGGTCCCTGAAGGCACACCGAGATGGGGCAAGGAGTTCAAGAAACAATCTTTGAAATACTTCAACCGAAACTTGTTCATCACCGCTCAAAGCGGCTTTTTGCCAAACAAAGAAACGTACATGGATCTGGATCCTACCTATAAGGATGCACTCGGCAATCCGCTTCTGCGCGTAACTGTGACCTACTCACAGCAAGACCGCAACCGGGCGAAAGCCGGCGTTGCCCGCTGCGAAGAAATCATGAAACAAATGGGTGCCGATTCGATGAACGTCACTGAGGTAAAAGACGATATCGAATTCGACCATAAGTTCTACACCGACCACTTCTTCGGCGGTGCAATCATGGGGGCAGACCCGGCAACATCCGCAGTCAACACCTATTCCCAAATGTGGGACATGGACAACCTATTCGTCGTCGGCGGATCATCCTTCCCGCACAACAGTAACTACAATCCGACCGTCACAATCGGCGCTTTCGCCTACCGGGCTGCTGAAGGCATGCTCACTTATTTAAAAGAAGGCGGCAATGTAGCAGAGAAGTTGCTTGAGAAGAATGCTTGA